A genomic stretch from Nilaparvata lugens isolate BPH chromosome 8, ASM1435652v1, whole genome shotgun sequence includes:
- the LOC111050458 gene encoding uncharacterized protein LOC111050458, with product MWSVTAAPLPQTFCVLSVLLLLTVCVQSADHQPHKGGLIGARKLATASDCAGAVAFSGTGTRTVLPSGVLSYRHALVDRGFGWSRDTGEFTIHCPGLYQLAFAGYSHDPNTRLTLKKKMANESDWENVVSVGSSTNGGGSNVILLNLEVGDQTAVYVEAGKFEDDNDETSPATSFSAFRIIKK from the exons ATGTGGTCCGTAACAGCAGCTCCACTGCCGCAGACATTCTGCGTACTGTCGGTGTTACTGCTGCTGACAGTGTGCGTACAGTCGGCCGACCACCAGCCGCACAAGGGAGGCCTGATCGGCGCCCGTAAACTGGCGACTGCGTCCGATTGCGCCGGTGCAGTCGCCTTCAGTGGCACCGGGACACGCACCGTGCTGCCGTCCGGTGTCCTCAGCTACCGACACGCACTTGTCGACCGCGGATTCGGCTGGAGTCGCGACACCGGAGAGTTCACCATTCACTGTCCCGGACTCTATCAGCTCGCCTTCGCCGGCTACTCCCACGATCCTAACACTAG GTTGACACTAAAAAAGAAAATGGCTAACGAATCGGACTGGGAAAACGTTGTGTCAGTGGGAAGTTCCACCAATGGAGGAGGATCGAACGTGATTCTGCTGAACTTGGAGGTAGGTGACCAGACCGCCGTCTATGTGGAGGCTGGCAAATTCGAGGACGACAACGATGAGACATCACCAGCAACCAGCTTCAGTGCATTCAGGATAATTAAGAAATAA